CTGGGGATCTTTCTTTAACTTCAAGATGTTCGATCTTAAAACCTTGGGTGAAAACTTCTTGGTGCTGGCCCACGGGTCTTAAGATTTCATGAATTGCGTACTTCCAGCGATAGCCGTCACGCTTATGAACCTTATGCCCCCAACTGACTTGCGAAGGACTTCCATTTTGGTGGAAACCTGTGATGAAGGGATAACGGATCATGGTTGTTCCGGGAATCCATGCTTTAATGACTTCGTCGCGCCAACCAGGACTTAAAACTTCATCAAGATCTAATGAGATACAAATATCCACATCCGCGGGGACTAAATCAAGGCTGCGATTGCGAGCTTCATCAAAACGCCAAGGCGTTATCAATGCCCTGTGAACTTCAACCCCGTTAGCGGCCAAAACCTGCACGGTGCGATCAGTGCTGCCTGTATCTAAGACGACCCTCACATCGGCTTCCGCAGCAGATGCTGCCCAACGAGCGGCCACGGTTTCTTCGTTTTTTGCGATTCCATAAACTGCGATCTTTAAAGCCTTCATAATTATATTAAATTCTGAAGGCCCTGGTTTCGTCAAATCTATCCTCGATATGCGCTTTCAAGCCCTGCGATGTCGAGCTTTTTCATTTTAAGCATCGCTTGCATGACACGCTCTACTTTTTCTGGGTCTTTATCTTCCATCATTTTGTTTAATTGTTCAGGAACTATTTGCCAGGAAATTCCAAATTTGTCTTTCAGCCAACCGCACTGCTCGGCTTTGGGATCTGCGCTCATTTTTTTAAAAAGCTCATCCACCTCAGCTTGGGACTGGCAGTTCACCATTAACGAAATCGCCGGGGTGAACTGAAAAATAGGACCACCATTTAGCGCCGTGAAATATTGCCCCTCAATTTCAAACTCTACGGTAAGAACCGACCCCTGGGGCATCCCTGACACTTCTG
This is a stretch of genomic DNA from Bdellovibrio reynosensis. It encodes these proteins:
- a CDS encoding glycosyltransferase family protein; protein product: MTKPGPSEFNIIMKALKIAVYGIAKNEETVAARWAASAAEADVRVVLDTGSTDRTVQVLAANGVEVHRALITPWRFDEARNRSLDLVPADVDICISLDLDEVLSPGWRDEVIKAWIPGTTMIRYPFITGFHQNGSPSQVSWGHKVHKRDGYRWKYAIHEILRPVGQHQEVFTQGFKIEHLEVKERSPDRYLDIIRQWSLLEPDEPRYQQYLARNLFDQGKYEECLAVLEKYFNLPNLDAPEKAFSYRIQAWCYRQLNAGPDLIVEALLKAVANSPRERETWAHLAEEMYFFGNIPNAYSALTNALRIKDVYQSYRLEPDVWNGKLEMMMDKVIVELKRSL
- a CDS encoding VOC family protein, with protein sequence MQKISPCLWFNTQAEEAAKFYTSVFKNSKILRTSYYGRSAAEVSGMPQGSVLTVEFEIEGQYFTALNGGPIFQFTPAISLMVNCQSQAEVDELFKKMSADPKAEQCGWLKDKFGISWQIVPEQLNKMMEDKDPEKVERVMQAMLKMKKLDIAGLESAYRG